The Acidobacteriota bacterium genome has a segment encoding these proteins:
- a CDS encoding GWxTD domain-containing protein, whose protein sequence is MPYASSKEPQMLLDCLRNLPAYQEDQELRRQVRHVKTDEKRQQILDAFWADRDPTPATPQNEARIMYEQRCQEAQREFGRTDAGVLSDRGRVWVLLGEPDDRFTPFERSHMSPGGFDVAVSRERWVYYNLPDTTLGPHFEVEFVSRAHSPSYRLASRVSILDGPASSIATGALREIMDLSQAEQAATETPESEVTLDGLLLQEKPREGFPFSEHVMFLKSLKPEDAGITTLLLTVRVRPKDLASKVPLEKLALTAATRIRLEKPPEPPAPAEDDPFALAEPAPSAEDEKATGYEYAELLPYAKNSRLKTARYFQIALPFKPGSYRAFVGVMEESEKKKASVKKLSLEVPSLDPPYPQISTPVLVRGGVKTLGDEEVKALKAKGSFTPLIIGGKHVVVPRFDNVLSKKAEDALTVYCQVYNPRSEESRVNAPYDVELRREIKMKDQLVFQKLKPQKINKEPLVGNVYRFNMPADLLAQYPEGSYRFEIVIKDTSDPSETASATIEFELTE, encoded by the coding sequence ATGCCTTACGCTTCCTCGAAAGAACCCCAAATGCTCCTGGACTGCCTTAGGAACCTACCTGCGTATCAGGAAGACCAGGAGCTGCGGCGGCAGGTGCGCCATGTGAAAACCGATGAGAAGCGGCAACAAATCCTGGATGCGTTCTGGGCTGACCGTGACCCCACGCCCGCGACGCCTCAGAACGAGGCGCGCATCATGTACGAGCAGCGCTGCCAGGAGGCGCAGCGCGAGTTCGGCCGCACCGACGCGGGAGTCCTTTCCGACCGGGGCCGGGTATGGGTGCTGCTCGGGGAACCCGACGACCGCTTCACACCCTTCGAGCGCAGCCACATGTCGCCGGGAGGCTTCGACGTTGCCGTGAGCCGCGAGCGATGGGTGTACTACAACCTGCCCGACACCACCCTTGGCCCGCACTTCGAGGTGGAGTTCGTGAGCCGTGCGCACTCGCCGAGCTACCGGCTCGCCTCCCGCGTGTCCATCCTGGACGGCCCGGCGTCTTCCATCGCGACGGGGGCACTCCGCGAGATAATGGACCTGAGCCAAGCCGAGCAGGCGGCCACGGAAACCCCTGAGTCTGAAGTGACGCTCGACGGTCTCCTGCTACAAGAAAAGCCCCGGGAAGGGTTCCCCTTCAGCGAGCACGTGATGTTTCTGAAATCGCTCAAACCGGAAGATGCGGGCATCACGACGCTTCTTCTGACGGTGCGTGTCCGTCCGAAGGACCTCGCCTCGAAGGTGCCTCTCGAAAAGCTCGCGCTCACGGCGGCGACGCGCATACGCCTTGAAAAACCTCCCGAGCCGCCAGCACCCGCCGAAGACGACCCCTTCGCCCTCGCGGAGCCGGCACCTTCCGCCGAGGACGAAAAAGCCACCGGCTATGAATACGCCGAGCTCTTGCCCTATGCCAAAAACTCGCGGCTCAAAACGGCGCGGTACTTCCAGATCGCCCTTCCGTTCAAGCCCGGAAGCTACAGGGCTTTCGTCGGCGTCATGGAAGAATCGGAAAAGAAAAAAGCGAGCGTCAAAAAGCTTTCCCTCGAAGTTCCGTCCCTCGATCCGCCCTATCCCCAGATTTCCACGCCTGTTTTGGTGCGCGGAGGCGTCAAGACTCTCGGAGACGAAGAAGTCAAGGCCCTGAAGGCCAAGGGCAGCTTTACGCCGCTTATCATCGGAGGCAAGCATGTGGTGGTGCCCCGCTTCGACAACGTTTTATCCAAGAAGGCCGAGGACGCTCTCACCGTCTACTGCCAGGTCTACAACCCCAGGAGCGAAGAGTCAAGGGTAAACGCCCCGTACGATGTCGAGCTCCGGCGCGAGATTAAGATGAAGGACCAGCTGGTGTTTCAAAAACTTAAGCCCCAGAAAATCAACAAAGAGCCCCTTGTGGGAAATGTGTACCGCTTCAATATGCCCGCGGATCTTCTCGCTCAATATCCCGAGGGCTCCTACCGCTTCGAAATCGTCATTAAAGATACTTCCGACCCTTCCGAAACGGCCTCTGCGACGATCGAGTTCGAGCTAACCGAGTAA
- a CDS encoding PBP1A family penicillin-binding protein: protein MSAFARSLRLLLPRRKWLFAALLLFALGAGVATGFVLTYLQDMPHVRDLENFRPMESSYVYAADGSLLHEFAAERRIFIPYDEIPGPFIEAVIATEDSRFFKHWGVDFAGIGRALIRNLRARSIVEGGSTITQQLAKVLFLTRERTLRRKVQDIVLAFQIERRYSKERILELYANQVYMGSGVYGLEAAAGYYFDKETRELTIGETAMLAGLIRNPGRYSPFKHPERALARRRIVLLRMVSEDYLSLEEAERIAEESLPLRKRAPQVTAGDYFVEEVRKTLARRFSAEEIFGGGLRISTTLDPELQRWAEEVLQDGLRSLDKKFGVYRGPEENVSAEPMELDAYEDPSWKALSPLKGGGGLELKEGDIVRALVLDAARGRVTLRVGEREGTLDRFGAAWAKTRDFRKILKRGDIILVRVESISKDGAFQAALEQDPKVQGAFLAIDPATGAVRAMVGGYRFEESQFNRARQARRQTGSAFKPIIYASAFEQGYTPSDVLFDEPTVFFDRGSGVPYFPENHERDFKGITTLRRALELSRNVVTVRLLNRVGIRRLIDAAKRFGFRGPFHPYPSLALGASEATLEEMVSAFASFANGGARAAPHWITRIESPISGEIEEFFPRFSRVISPEVAYVMAQVLRGVVLRGTAYRASGLRGEVAGKTGTTNDYTDAWFVGFTPDLAAGVWVGYDTKRSVGRGMVGARVALPIWMEFMKKVLARSDEPSQLKRPPRVVRVPVDPKTGLRATLESRCANIFLETFVEGTEPQKICSDSAHRLLEFSWKEQRRAVLSGEAPFFAKALSLQAPHASETLRFFHALQEKDEEEEEEEGEEKEEKTKEEAKREEEIRREINRVRSRLFAGIPVAVEAVVQ, encoded by the coding sequence ATGTCTGCGTTTGCCCGGTCTTTGCGACTTCTTCTTCCGCGGCGGAAATGGCTTTTTGCCGCGCTGCTTTTGTTCGCGCTCGGAGCCGGGGTCGCCACGGGCTTTGTCCTCACGTACCTGCAGGACATGCCCCATGTGCGCGATTTGGAAAATTTCCGCCCCATGGAGTCGAGCTACGTCTATGCCGCCGACGGCTCGCTCCTTCATGAGTTTGCGGCCGAGCGCCGCATCTTCATCCCCTACGACGAGATACCGGGCCCCTTCATCGAGGCCGTCATTGCGACGGAGGATTCCCGCTTCTTCAAGCACTGGGGCGTGGATTTCGCGGGCATCGGGCGCGCCTTAATTCGCAACCTGCGCGCCCGCAGCATCGTGGAGGGCGGCTCGACCATCACGCAGCAGCTTGCCAAAGTCCTCTTTCTCACCCGGGAGCGGACGCTGCGGCGCAAGGTGCAGGATATCGTGCTGGCGTTCCAGATTGAGCGCCGCTATTCGAAGGAACGCATCCTGGAGCTCTACGCGAACCAGGTCTATATGGGAAGCGGCGTCTACGGACTCGAGGCGGCAGCGGGTTACTATTTCGACAAAGAGACCAGGGAGCTCACCATCGGCGAGACGGCGATGCTTGCAGGCCTTATCCGGAATCCGGGGCGTTACAGTCCCTTCAAGCATCCCGAACGCGCCTTGGCCCGAAGACGCATTGTGCTGCTGCGCATGGTGAGCGAGGACTATCTATCTCTCGAAGAAGCCGAGCGCATTGCGGAAGAATCTCTCCCCCTGCGCAAGCGTGCGCCGCAGGTCACGGCGGGGGACTATTTCGTCGAGGAAGTGCGCAAAACTTTGGCGCGGCGTTTTTCCGCGGAGGAAATCTTTGGTGGCGGCCTGCGCATCAGCACGACGCTGGATCCCGAACTCCAGCGCTGGGCGGAGGAGGTCCTTCAAGACGGTCTGCGCTCCCTCGACAAGAAATTCGGCGTCTACCGCGGCCCAGAGGAAAACGTTTCGGCCGAGCCCATGGAGCTTGACGCATACGAAGATCCTTCTTGGAAAGCGCTTTCCCCGCTGAAGGGGGGCGGGGGATTGGAACTAAAAGAAGGGGACATCGTCAGGGCGCTCGTGCTTGATGCGGCGCGCGGCCGCGTCACCCTGCGCGTTGGGGAGCGCGAGGGGACGCTCGACCGCTTCGGCGCGGCCTGGGCCAAGACTCGCGACTTCCGAAAAATTCTCAAGCGGGGCGACATCATCCTTGTCCGCGTGGAGTCCATTTCAAAGGACGGAGCGTTCCAAGCGGCTCTGGAGCAGGATCCCAAAGTGCAGGGGGCCTTTCTCGCCATCGACCCGGCCACGGGCGCGGTGCGCGCCATGGTGGGCGGCTATCGCTTCGAGGAGAGCCAATTCAATCGGGCGCGTCAGGCGCGCCGCCAGACAGGCTCTGCATTCAAGCCCATCATCTACGCCTCCGCCTTCGAACAGGGCTACACCCCCTCTGACGTGCTCTTCGACGAACCCACGGTGTTTTTCGACCGTGGCTCGGGCGTTCCGTATTTTCCCGAGAACCACGAACGCGACTTTAAGGGAATCACCACGCTTCGGCGTGCGCTCGAGCTTTCTCGAAACGTCGTCACGGTGCGTCTCCTCAACCGCGTCGGCATCCGCCGGCTCATAGACGCGGCAAAGCGCTTCGGCTTTCGCGGCCCCTTTCATCCCTACCCTTCGCTCGCCTTGGGCGCAAGCGAGGCCACGCTCGAGGAAATGGTCTCCGCTTTCGCCTCGTTTGCCAACGGTGGCGCCCGGGCGGCGCCGCACTGGATCACACGGATTGAATCGCCCATTTCCGGGGAGATAGAGGAATTTTTTCCCCGATTCAGCCGTGTCATCTCGCCGGAGGTGGCCTATGTGATGGCCCAGGTTCTGCGCGGCGTGGTGTTGCGCGGCACCGCCTACCGCGCCTCGGGGCTTCGGGGAGAGGTGGCGGGAAAGACCGGCACGACGAACGACTACACCGATGCATGGTTCGTGGGCTTTACGCCCGATTTGGCTGCGGGCGTGTGGGTGGGCTACGACACGAAGCGTTCGGTGGGACGCGGGATGGTGGGAGCGCGCGTGGCGCTTCCCATCTGGATGGAGTTTATGAAAAAAGTGCTTGCCCGTAGCGACGAGCCGTCTCAGCTCAAGCGCCCTCCCCGTGTGGTGCGCGTGCCCGTGGATCCCAAAACGGGCCTTCGGGCGACGCTCGAAAGCCGCTGCGCGAACATCTTTCTTGAAACCTTCGTCGAAGGCACGGAGCCTCAGAAAATCTGCTCCGATAGCGCCCACCGCCTCTTGGAGTTTTCGTGGAAAGAGCAGCGAAGGGCGGTTCTTTCAGGCGAGGCTCCGTTTTTCGCAAAGGCACTTTCCCTCCAGGCGCCTCACGCAAGCGAGACGCTTCGCTTTTTTCATGCTCTTCAGGAAAAAGACGAGGAAGAGGAAGAAGAGGAAGGGGAAGAAAAAGAAGAAAAAACGAAGGAGGAAGCCAAACGGGAAGAAGAAATTCGGCGCGAGATTAACCGTGTGCGAAGCCGCCTCTTCGCCGGCATTCCGGTCGCCGTTGAGGCCGTGGTGCAGTAG